In Flavobacterium sp. N1736, the following are encoded in one genomic region:
- a CDS encoding Rossmann-like and DUF2520 domain-containing protein: MIKITLIGSGNVAQHLIKAFAKSEAIEIVQVFSRKKETLSGVIEFDKITSDFEDLKEADLYIIAVSDNAIAEVSAQLPFNNQLVVHTSGAASIDTLDAKNRKGVFYPLQTFSKNKDVDFSIIPICVESENTFDFRVLDTVAKSISKAVFPINSEQRKALHVAAVFVNNFTNHLYQIGQEICEENQVPFEILKPLIQETADKINTLNPVDAQTGPAKRNDSTTIEAHLKYLTNKNQKNIYKILTQSIQNNGKEL, encoded by the coding sequence ATGATTAAAATAACGTTAATTGGTTCCGGAAATGTCGCACAGCATTTGATAAAAGCTTTCGCCAAAAGTGAAGCTATCGAAATTGTACAAGTGTTTTCCCGAAAAAAAGAAACTTTAAGTGGTGTAATTGAATTTGATAAAATTACAAGCGATTTCGAGGACTTAAAAGAGGCAGATTTATATATTATCGCCGTTAGTGATAACGCAATCGCCGAAGTTTCAGCACAATTACCTTTCAACAATCAGCTTGTTGTTCATACTTCAGGAGCGGCTTCAATTGATACTTTAGATGCAAAAAACCGAAAAGGTGTTTTTTATCCCCTGCAAACTTTTTCTAAAAACAAAGATGTTGATTTTTCAATAATTCCGATTTGTGTGGAATCTGAAAATACATTTGATTTTCGTGTTTTAGATACAGTGGCAAAAAGCATTTCAAAAGCAGTTTTTCCAATAAATTCAGAGCAGCGCAAAGCACTTCATGTTGCAGCGGTTTTTGTAAACAATTTCACCAATCATTTATATCAGATTGGTCAGGAAATTTGCGAAGAAAATCAGGTTCCTTTCGAAATTTTAAAACCTTTAATTCAGGAAACCGCTGATAAAATAAATACATTAAATCCAGTTGATGCCCAAACCGGTCCTGCAAAACGGAATGATTCGACTACAATTGAGGCACATTTGAAGTATTTAACGAATAAAAATCAAAAAAACATCTATAAAATACTAACACAATCTATACAAAATAATGGCAAAGAATTATAA
- a CDS encoding KdsC family phosphatase, with translation MAKNYKEIMNDITTFVFDVDGVLTDSSVFVTNEGEILRTMNIRDGYAMKAAVESGFNVCIISGGSNEGVRVRLQNLGITDIHLGTPDKVETFKKYTDLYNIKPEQVLYMGDDIPDFHVMKLVGLPTCPQDASPEIKNICRYISHVKGGKGAARDVIEQVMKVQGKWMEYFNGKHD, from the coding sequence ATGGCAAAGAATTATAAAGAAATAATGAACGACATCACAACATTTGTTTTTGATGTTGATGGCGTACTTACAGACAGTTCTGTTTTTGTAACCAATGAAGGAGAAATTCTTCGCACGATGAATATTCGTGACGGTTATGCGATGAAAGCGGCTGTTGAAAGCGGCTTTAATGTTTGTATTATTTCTGGCGGAAGCAATGAAGGCGTGCGCGTTAGACTTCAAAATTTAGGCATCACCGATATTCATTTAGGAACTCCTGATAAAGTTGAAACTTTTAAGAAATATACTGATCTTTACAACATAAAACCAGAGCAAGTATTATATATGGGTGATGATATTCCTGATTTTCATGTTATGAAATTAGTAGGATTACCAACTTGTCCGCAAGATGCAAGCCCTGAAATTAAAAATATTTGCCGCTATATTTCGCACGTAAAAGGCGGAAAAGGTGCTGCAAGAGACGTAATCGAACAAGTAATGAAAGTGCAGGGAAAATGGATGGAATATTTTAACGGGAAACATGATTAA
- a CDS encoding geranylgeranylglycerol-phosphate geranylgeranyltransferase — protein MKYLKLIRYQNLLMLAFMQLLFRYAFLKQQDIPLALADWQYGLLVLSTVLLAAAGYVINNILDVATDTINKPNNVVIGKGISETRGYNIYIALNITGVAIGCYLSNVIMRPTFAVISIFIASVLYFYSTNLKQIMILGNFVVAAILSFSVIVIGVFDLFPATNAENQAQMASMFSILIDYALFAFMINFIREIVKDIEDVDGDYNQGMNTLPIAIGKSRTTKIVLGFAIIPFILCLLYIDKYFLENNLYIVTLYAFAFVLAPLLYFIVKIFTAKSQKDFHHLSTVLKLILLFGILSILVITLNIKYNA, from the coding sequence ATGAAATACCTCAAACTCATTCGTTACCAAAACCTTTTAATGCTGGCTTTTATGCAGCTTTTATTTCGTTATGCTTTTTTAAAACAACAGGATATTCCTTTGGCTCTCGCCGACTGGCAATACGGATTATTGGTTTTAAGTACTGTTTTATTGGCTGCAGCCGGATATGTAATTAACAATATTCTTGACGTTGCAACGGATACCATTAATAAACCCAATAATGTTGTAATTGGAAAAGGAATTTCTGAAACCAGAGGTTACAATATTTATATCGCATTAAATATCACCGGCGTTGCGATTGGCTGTTATTTATCAAATGTGATCATGAGACCAACGTTTGCTGTAATTTCTATATTCATCGCATCGGTGCTTTATTTTTATTCTACAAACCTAAAGCAAATCATGATTTTAGGAAATTTTGTAGTCGCTGCAATACTATCATTTAGCGTTATAGTTATTGGTGTTTTTGATCTTTTTCCGGCTACAAATGCAGAGAATCAGGCGCAAATGGCAAGTATGTTTTCAATATTAATTGATTACGCTTTATTTGCTTTTATGATTAATTTTATTCGTGAAATAGTGAAGGATATCGAAGATGTAGATGGCGATTATAATCAGGGAATGAATACTTTGCCAATTGCGATTGGAAAAAGCAGAACTACAAAAATAGTTCTGGGATTTGCGATTATTCCGTTTATATTATGTTTGCTTTACATCGATAAATACTTTCTTGAAAACAATTTGTATATCGTTACCTTATATGCTTTTGCTTTTGTTTTGGCACCGCTTTTATATTTTATTGTAAAAATTTTTACCGCAAAATCACAAAAAGACTTTCATCATTTGAGTACCGTTTTAAAACTGATATTACTTTTCGGAATTTTATCTATTTTGGTTATTACCTTAAATATCAAGTACAATGCTTAA
- a CDS encoding Maf-like protein produces the protein MLKEKLKKYSLILASGSPRRQQFFKDLDLDFEIRLKDIEEIYPPELKAVEITDYLAELKAGAFEGELKPNEILVTSDTIVWHQNKALGKPKSAQEAFEMIKSMSNTTHEVITSVCFKTDTSSTLLNDITKVTFNDLSDEAILYYIENYKPYDKAGAYGIQEWFGFMAVAKVEGSYTNVMGLPTAKVYEYLSTLV, from the coding sequence ATGCTTAAAGAAAAATTAAAAAAATATAGTTTGATTCTGGCTTCGGGATCACCGCGCAGACAACAATTTTTTAAAGATCTGGATCTGGATTTCGAAATTAGACTGAAAGATATTGAAGAAATTTATCCGCCGGAATTAAAAGCGGTTGAAATTACTGATTATCTGGCTGAATTAAAAGCCGGTGCTTTTGAAGGCGAACTAAAACCAAACGAAATTTTAGTAACCAGCGACACAATTGTATGGCATCAAAATAAAGCTTTGGGAAAACCAAAAAGTGCTCAGGAAGCTTTTGAAATGATTAAATCAATGTCGAATACAACTCATGAAGTAATTACGTCCGTTTGTTTTAAAACAGATACTTCTTCTACTCTTTTGAACGATATTACAAAAGTAACTTTCAATGACTTGTCTGATGAAGCTATTTTATATTACATCGAAAACTACAAACCTTATGATAAAGCAGGTGCTTATGGCATTCAGGAATGGTTTGGTTTTATGGCAGTTGCAAAAGTAGAAGGTTCTTATACCAATGTCATGGGTTTGCCAACAGCTAAAGTTTATGAATATTTGAGTACTTTAGTGTAA
- a CDS encoding mechanosensitive ion channel family protein → MFSFKEYSQEIASTIILLLTLIALRVIIAKLIRRFAHSSQLLEHRTNLVIKYIHVLMNILVTISLVVIWGVDTKDIFITVSSIATVIGVAMFAQWSILSNITSGMILFFSFPFRIGDTIKIHDKDFPIEAEIEDISAFHVNLKTKDGEKIIYPNNLLLQKGISIMPSHYEEKEFFD, encoded by the coding sequence ATGTTTTCTTTCAAAGAATATAGCCAGGAAATAGCATCCACCATAATTCTTCTTTTGACTTTAATTGCTTTACGTGTTATAATTGCAAAATTAATTCGTCGTTTTGCGCATTCAAGCCAATTGCTGGAACATCGCACTAATTTAGTTATAAAATACATTCATGTCTTAATGAATATATTGGTAACCATTAGTCTGGTTGTAATTTGGGGAGTTGATACCAAAGATATTTTCATTACTGTTTCGTCAATTGCAACTGTAATTGGTGTGGCTATGTTTGCACAATGGTCGATTTTGAGCAATATTACTTCTGGAATGATTTTGTTTTTTTCGTTTCCTTTTAGAATTGGTGATACTATTAAAATTCATGATAAAGATTTTCCCATCGAAGCTGAAATTGAAGACATCAGCGCTTTTCATGTTAATTTAAAAACCAAAGACGGCGAAAAAATCATTTATCCAAACAATTTATTATTGCAAAAAGGAATTTCGATTATGCCTTCACATTATGAAGAAAAAGAGTTTTTTGATTAA
- a CDS encoding AI-2E family transporter, with translation MIRTIKLPFYAKLSFILISLLCFAFIFCIGKDIITPVLMAFLFAVLLLPLFTLLNVRLKFPRHLAAITCVLIFAATIIGILIFISYEVKDIANDFDTIKKNTNTFITEIHKFVKENFHISIGEQKKYLDTVTKDSVKNSGAVTLGSAILSITDLLLDCTIIPIYTFLFLLYKDHFILFLAKLISKENHPALKDILGQIRVSINNYIVSLLIEMIVVSVLTV, from the coding sequence ATGATTCGAACTATAAAATTGCCATTTTATGCTAAACTTTCCTTTATTCTTATAAGCTTACTTTGCTTTGCATTTATTTTTTGTATCGGAAAAGATATCATTACACCCGTTTTGATGGCCTTTTTATTTGCCGTTTTATTACTCCCGCTTTTTACACTTTTAAATGTCAGACTTAAATTTCCGCGGCATCTCGCAGCGATTACCTGCGTTTTAATATTTGCCGCCACTATTATTGGTATATTAATTTTTATATCCTACGAGGTTAAAGATATTGCCAACGATTTTGATACTATAAAAAAGAACACAAATACTTTTATAACCGAGATTCATAAATTTGTAAAAGAGAATTTTCATATTAGTATTGGCGAACAAAAAAAATACCTTGATACAGTTACCAAAGATTCTGTAAAAAATAGTGGTGCCGTTACTTTAGGTTCTGCCATATTATCCATAACAGATTTACTTTTAGATTGTACTATTATCCCCATTTATACGTTTCTGTTTTTGCTTTATAAAGATCATTTTATTCTTTTTCTGGCAAAATTAATCAGCAAGGAAAATCATCCTGCATTAAAAGATATATTGGGACAAATACGAGTTTCTATAAACAATTACATCGTTAGTTTATTAATCGAAATGATTGTAGTTTCAGTCCTGACCGTTTAG
- a CDS encoding AI-2E family transporter: protein MKYFILLGLITGILNLIPYIGITIAGIITLLASLSGTPETSVFLSILIVNVIVQLIDNNLLVPLIINSKVEINAFVSIMGIIIGGAAAGISGMFLAIPLLAILKIIFERIESLEPWGYLMGNHMPKKFTWRIRKLKIEKVNN from the coding sequence GTGAAATATTTTATTCTTTTAGGATTAATAACCGGAATTTTAAACCTGATTCCTTATATAGGTATTACAATTGCGGGTATTATAACTCTTTTAGCTTCTTTATCCGGAACACCGGAAACATCAGTGTTTTTAAGCATTTTAATTGTTAATGTGATCGTACAATTGATTGATAATAATTTACTTGTGCCCTTAATTATTAATTCTAAAGTAGAAATTAATGCTTTTGTATCCATTATGGGAATTATTATTGGCGGTGCCGCTGCGGGAATTTCAGGAATGTTTTTGGCAATTCCGCTTTTGGCGATTCTGAAAATTATTTTTGAAAGAATTGAATCTTTAGAACCCTGGGGTTATTTAATGGGAAATCATATGCCTAAAAAGTTTACGTGGAGAATACGAAAATTAAAAATCGAAAAAGTTAATAATTAA